TATGTGGTTTTGGGCCAAAACAAAAACCTAACATGGGTAAACTCGATTTTTTGCCCACAAGGCGGATCTGCCATTGAGTATTTGGAAAACAGGCTTTGTGATGAGGTTCGTAAAAAATCTCAAATTGTCAGTTTAGAAAAGAAACTGAATACACAATGTACACGGAATGATGTGAGAAGTTGTTTTCACATGTATGTGAACCTTCGCATTCTCAATCCACGTTTTAAATCCCAAGATAAGTCCTATCTCATCAATGATTTGAATGAGGACATCCGAAAGTCTGTGGACAAACACCTGGACAAACTTTTGAAAAAAACGGGCCTCATTGAAGAAATTAAGATGGTGATGGAACGTAGAACCCAGATGAAACAGCTCGAGGACGCTCAGAAAGGCCTCCGTAAGGCGTCTCGGAACAATATCCCTAAGCTAATGCCTCCGACAGGCAAACCAAACGATCCTGGCCGAATTCTATTTGTGGCGGAAGGGGACTCGGCGATTGCGGGTTTGCGTCCTGCCAGAAATCCAAAACTCCACGGCCTTTTCCCTCTTCGGGGAAAACCACTGAACTGTAAAGGTATGTCTCTTGCTAAGGCAATGCAAAATGAAGAGATGAAAAACATTGTTGCCATTGTGGGCCTTCCTCTCGACCAAAAGGTGAAGTCTATTGATGAATTGCATTACGATCGAATTAGTATCATTACTGATGCGGATTTTGATGGGTATGCAATTCGTTCCCTGATGTTATCTTTTTTCTATGAATATTGGCCGGAACTTTTTGAGTTAGGATTTATCAATATTTCAGCTGCCCCTCTTTATGAGGTAGATGTGAAATGGAAAGATGCAAAAAAAGAAACTGTATTCTGTATTGATGACTCCGACTATGATAAGTTAGTTGCGAAAGTGAACAAACAAGGTGCGGAAATCACTCGTAAAAAACGAAACAAGGGACTTGGAGAAACGGGTAAAGAAGCCATGAAGTATGCAGTCGATCATTGTATGACTACGATTACTGTAGGAAACAAAAAAACTGCTAAAAATACCCAAGACCTTTGGTTCCACAAAGATTATGCAGAAAAACGCCGCGAAGCGATTTCTGAATACTCAATGAGTGTCATCGAAGACTAAATTCGTTCTAAAATTCATACGGTGTTAGATGCTGTATGTTACTGATTCTCCTTTGAATAGCGATCACTCCTCATTCCGTAGGTTTGAGGAGTTTGTTGTTTTATGGGCTTTACGGTAATCTATGATTTTATTTTTTGAGGGGGATGAAACCTAGATCTCCCAAAAAAACTAAGTCTTCAAATCAGCCCAAAACTAAGGTAAAGGAAGAATCCCTACTTCCCTTCCAACCCTTACCTTTACTTTTCCCCATCCCTCCACTCTCCAATCGCAAACGGAAATCTTTGTTTCTTTTTTTAAACATTCTGATCTTACTACAATGTTCTTCGATTCAGCAAAAAGACAAAGAGGTCTATCACAATCATTTTGAAAATACAGAAAAGGAAGTTCATTCCAAGTTAGAGGAACTACAAAAATCAGGAATCAAATCATTGTCATATATGTATTTGTTAGGTGATGGAAAGATTCATGTTGGAAATCTGGGAGAAACAGATAAAAATAAGATCCAAAGATTTAAAATAGGAAGTATTACTAAATTATTTACAGGGATTTCTCTTTTACAACTCCAAGACCAAGGGAAATTAAAATTAGATGATCCTGTTTCCAAATACCTTCCCGAAATCGCTGAAATGCAAACTAGGGAAACAAATTTATCAGAAATTAGCATCCGTGACATACTCACTCACCAGTCAGGCCTTCCTTCTGATTTTGCCTCTGGTTTTTTTCTTTCGCCCGAAGTTACAGACAAAGAAATTTTAGATTCATTTCATTCTCTTTCGAAACAATTATCTCGGACCGAAAGAAATCCTCCACGCAAAGTCCATTCCTATTCTAATTTTGGATTTGGACTTTTAGGAATAGTCATCGAAAGGGCTTCTGGTTTTGGAATCGATGAATACTTTCAGAAGGAAATTTTTGCAAAAGCAGGAATGAAACATTCCACCTTGTTAGAGTTAAAGGAAGGTTCGGAGTTAGTATCTGGATATTCGGGTTTGTTTTGGAAAACAAAAACCAAGAGACAGATCATTCGAGATCTGACAGCAGGATCACTCTCTACCACAGGGGAGGATATGGGTTTGTTTATGAAGGCTCTTTTCCAAAGTAAAAAAGGTGAGGGCCTACTTTCGAAATCTAGTTTTGTAGAATTCCATCACATTCAAAAAGGTCCAAGTTCTAATTTCCAAATGAAAATGGGGCTTCCTCTGATCCTCCAGGAAAAAGTAGTGGAAGGAAAATCCATTTGGATTGCTGGACATTCCGGATCATTACCACCTTATTTTGCGGATTTGGTTTACGACCCAGAAACGGAAACTGCTAGCTTTATTGCAGGAAACACTGCAGGTTTTGCAACGGCAAACATCCAACCAACAAACCAAACGATTATGGATATTATTTATGAATATAAAACCGGAGGTTCGCTCGAGTCTCCCCCTCTCGTAGAACGAAAAGAACAAAACCAGTTGGACGGTTATTACGGAATGTATGCATCACCTTATGGCGTTCATGAGGTGAAAAATGGAAAACCTCCGCAAGTGGATATAATGGGGATTAACTTTGATTTGGTGGAAAAGGAAAACCGTTTTGGAACCAACTTGTATTTGTTTTTCGGCCTCATTCCGATTAAAGACAAAACGATCGATAGTTTTCGTTTGGAGTTTGAACCTTGGGAAGAAAACAAAGTTTTTACTTTGTACTCTTCGAGTCTAACAAAGGGAAGTATTGGTTTTGCTTTCAGGTTTGAACCAGACCACAAACTTCCAGACTCCTCTTACTTCACCACCTACCAAACTAAGGATCCTGTTTCCATCATTCCCCGTCTGGAATTAAAAAAAGATAAACGTGGTTTCTTATTGGTGACAATTCACTACTCGTTGGGTGGTTTAGGGTATTCCTCCACCTTACCTTGCCAGATGGAATCTGCCACAAACCTTCGAATTTTGGGATATGGGCGAAATTTAGCAGAAAAAATAGAACTAAAGAAAGTCGATGGGAAACCCAGATTGCTTTATTCGGGAATCGAATTTTCGACAGAACCAATCTAAAAGATCAAATTCTGAATTCCATTCAGAGAATTTGTTTCATCAAATTGAAACAAAAGCAGGGGTTATACGGCCCATGGTTCCTTTACTCTGATTCTAAGTCTTTTTTGTCGCTTTAACATTTAGGAAAGAAATTCTAATTCTAGTCAAAAAAGTTTTTGACGAATCGTAAAGATCGAATAGTCTTCGTCGGAATTTGATTCGAAAGTTTCAAAAGGAGAATTCGAAATGGGAAAAAGAATTACCTCAATCCTATTTTTGTCTGCTGCTGTTGTAGCTGTCACTATGACATCTACTGCTGTAGAAGCAAAAAAGTATGGTATGGCTGGTTGCGGTTTGGGGTCATTGATCATCACGACCAATGACAAAACTCAGATTTTTGCTGCAACTTCAAACGGTATCTATTACAACCAAACTTTCGGTATTACATCTGGAACATCCAATTGTACTGCTGACGGCGTTGTAAAACAAGACAAAGTTCAAGAGTTGTTCATCACTATGAACTACGATTCTTTAGGCCAAGAAATGGCTTCTGGAAAAGGTGAAAAATTAGAATCTCTTGGAAACCTTCTTGGTTGTTCTAGCGATTCTATTTCAAGATTTGGCCAAGTAACGAAAGAAAACTACGCTAAACTCATCACTGAAGACTCAACACCTGCAAGTGTACTTTCAGCTGTTAAATCTGAAGTAAAAAGCGATAAAATCCTCGCTAAGTCTTGTTCACAAATCTAAGGAGATATGAAATAAAATGAAAAAGTTAACACTCATCTCCACAATCGGAATCTCTATGATTCTTCTTGCTTCACAAATGTCTGCTGCACCTAAATACGGTATGGCTGGATGTGGTCTTGGAACTCTTGTATTACCTGGTGGTAACCAAGTTCTTGCGGCTACAACTAACGGAACTGCGGGAAGCCAAACTTTCGGTATCACTACAGGAACATCTAACTGTACAGCTGACGGTGTTGCTCAAAAAGAACATGCACGTGAAATTTACGTTCACATGAACTTTGATAGCTTAGAACAAGAAATGGCAGCTGGTAAAGGTGAAAAACTTTCTAACCTAGCGACTCTTTTCGAATGTAAATCTGGTGTTCGTTTCAATGAAGTTGTGAAAGAAAACTACTCTAGAATCTTCACTGAAGAATCTAAAGCAAACCCTAGTTTAATGTTGTCTAATCTTCATGAAACTTTGGAAAAAGACCAAACAGTAAAAAATTACTGCAAAATCTAATCCTTTATAAAAAATCAGAGTATTCAATCATTTGGATACTCTGGTGTTTCCTCTGTACCTACTAACCCTTTTCATCATCATCTTTACTTCTTCGCTTGGGGCTATAGAACCTCTTGGCAATGCAGATATTCTCGAACTTGATTTTCGCACCTCTCGAATACAAGGGGAGAACATTCCCAAGTCTCCGAAAGCACAACAATACCTTCAGGAACTTGTTAATGAAGCGAAGGAAAAACATTTATCAGAAGATAGGCATTGGTATCGACTCATGCGTTTTAAAAAAACACGATGGGGGTTTTGGGAAAGTGAGGTGGATAACAAACGTTATTTTCTTTCCGAATCAGGGAAATATAATCCTGAAAAAGAACTCATTGCAACTCTCCATAGTTTTTTTACCGATGAACCTATTTTAGATGGTTTATTACACCCACAATGTTCTTATCCAGAAAGATACCATTGGCTGAAAGAAAAGTTGAATTTTGATTCTGGGCGTTTAGCTGAAGTTAAGTGTCCTCGGTTTGAGGTTTGGAAGGATTCATTAAATCCTGATTCTTTATCTGTCATTTTTTCTTCTTATTATATGCAAGCACCAGCCTCTATGTTTGGTCATACTTTGATCAAACTCAATAATAAGGTAAATGAAAACGCGGAACTTTTGGACTATGGTGTGAACTATGCAGCGACTCCTGGGGAAATGAATGCGTTTTCCTATTCTTACAAGGGTTTGACGGGAGGATATCCTGGATCTTTTGCTATTTTTCCTTACTATTTGAAAGTCAATGAATACAATGATATGGAAAGCCGCGACATTTGGGAATACAAACTCAAATTAAAACCAGAAGAAAGAGAAAGGTTTTTACGCCACCTATGGGAGATGGGAAGAGCTGACTTTGATTATTATTTTATCAATGAGAACTGTTCTTATCATTTGATGGAAATTTTAGAAGTAGCAATGCCTGAATTAAATATCAGTAATAAACCTGGTTGGATTGTTGCTCCAAGTGATACAATTAAAATTTATTTAGCTGAGGATGGACTTGTAGTTTCCCAGAAATATCGTCCTTCACTTTATTCTAAAATTAAATATAAACTCTATGATATGACGGAAGAGGAACGAACAACATACTTTGATATGATCCGTTTTGAAAATGCGTTTCTTCCTGAACCAAAAGAAACTCTTCGGTTATCTTTGATCACAGATGCTGTTTTG
This genomic window from Leptospira brenneri contains:
- a CDS encoding toprim domain-containing protein; amino-acid sequence: MAQKTEKTSGNSRNFKKLSHVEHVRMRTGMWLGQNSLSTFEQHFFTKNNAGTYEVSHEELSDIPAKIKCLDEACMNCVDEYRKNLNDKSIPEKDKMNKLIIQLSTDRKRVTIQDNGRGIPADNAEGVYLHLMYGENFDDIAKEDHVAGQNGVGISLVRMVSSFFRVKTINGGKAYKKMFSIHDDAKKVIRSFKLPKEDMERVFLYFDEHGTFADCPLLSADQIKQLKAPCDKTGMTAVVETAKKEDHGTTVEFELNPAYFNNLDTTFNINLVKQYLQDIAMSNPGLEVVFIHKTGKEKYKFKKGFDEIFSNSEMVYYKLDYADKTSASQIHMETYVVLGQNKNLTWVNSIFCPQGGSAIEYLENRLCDEVRKKSQIVSLEKKLNTQCTRNDVRSCFHMYVNLRILNPRFKSQDKSYLINDLNEDIRKSVDKHLDKLLKKTGLIEEIKMVMERRTQMKQLEDAQKGLRKASRNNIPKLMPPTGKPNDPGRILFVAEGDSAIAGLRPARNPKLHGLFPLRGKPLNCKGMSLAKAMQNEEMKNIVAIVGLPLDQKVKSIDELHYDRISIITDADFDGYAIRSLMLSFFYEYWPELFELGFINISAAPLYEVDVKWKDAKKETVFCIDDSDYDKLVAKVNKQGAEITRKKRNKGLGETGKEAMKYAVDHCMTTITVGNKKTAKNTQDLWFHKDYAEKRREAISEYSMSVIED
- a CDS encoding serine hydrolase domain-containing protein; this encodes MKPRSPKKTKSSNQPKTKVKEESLLPFQPLPLLFPIPPLSNRKRKSLFLFLNILILLQCSSIQQKDKEVYHNHFENTEKEVHSKLEELQKSGIKSLSYMYLLGDGKIHVGNLGETDKNKIQRFKIGSITKLFTGISLLQLQDQGKLKLDDPVSKYLPEIAEMQTRETNLSEISIRDILTHQSGLPSDFASGFFLSPEVTDKEILDSFHSLSKQLSRTERNPPRKVHSYSNFGFGLLGIVIERASGFGIDEYFQKEIFAKAGMKHSTLLELKEGSELVSGYSGLFWKTKTKRQIIRDLTAGSLSTTGEDMGLFMKALFQSKKGEGLLSKSSFVEFHHIQKGPSSNFQMKMGLPLILQEKVVEGKSIWIAGHSGSLPPYFADLVYDPETETASFIAGNTAGFATANIQPTNQTIMDIIYEYKTGGSLESPPLVERKEQNQLDGYYGMYASPYGVHEVKNGKPPQVDIMGINFDLVEKENRFGTNLYLFFGLIPIKDKTIDSFRLEFEPWEENKVFTLYSSSLTKGSIGFAFRFEPDHKLPDSSYFTTYQTKDPVSIIPRLELKKDKRGFLLVTIHYSLGGLGYSSTLPCQMESATNLRILGYGRNLAEKIELKKVDGKPRLLYSGIEFSTEPI
- a CDS encoding DUF3015 domain-containing protein, whose protein sequence is MGKRITSILFLSAAVVAVTMTSTAVEAKKYGMAGCGLGSLIITTNDKTQIFAATSNGIYYNQTFGITSGTSNCTADGVVKQDKVQELFITMNYDSLGQEMASGKGEKLESLGNLLGCSSDSISRFGQVTKENYAKLITEDSTPASVLSAVKSEVKSDKILAKSCSQI
- a CDS encoding DUF3015 family protein, with product MKKLTLISTIGISMILLASQMSAAPKYGMAGCGLGTLVLPGGNQVLAATTNGTAGSQTFGITTGTSNCTADGVAQKEHAREIYVHMNFDSLEQEMAAGKGEKLSNLATLFECKSGVRFNEVVKENYSRIFTEESKANPSLMLSNLHETLEKDQTVKNYCKI
- a CDS encoding DUF4105 domain-containing protein, with protein sequence MFPLYLLTLFIIIFTSSLGAIEPLGNADILELDFRTSRIQGENIPKSPKAQQYLQELVNEAKEKHLSEDRHWYRLMRFKKTRWGFWESEVDNKRYFLSESGKYNPEKELIATLHSFFTDEPILDGLLHPQCSYPERYHWLKEKLNFDSGRLAEVKCPRFEVWKDSLNPDSLSVIFSSYYMQAPASMFGHTLIKLNNKVNENAELLDYGVNYAATPGEMNAFSYSYKGLTGGYPGSFAIFPYYLKVNEYNDMESRDIWEYKLKLKPEERERFLRHLWEMGRADFDYYFINENCSYHLMEILEVAMPELNISNKPGWIVAPSDTIKIYLAEDGLVVSQKYRPSLYSKIKYKLYDMTEEERTTYFDMIRFENAFLPEPKETLRLSLITDAVLDTYRYRYATKNEVPKKHKEYYDKLLVFRSKQSDEYNINEQIPLSTPPEASHPLSRVATSFGASSLGNFAEFQYRIAYHDLLNVSKGHAPNSELAFFDTTIRAYENKKPELTSMSVIKVTSINPFNSISKDFSYMLDTGVQTAVYRNNDETLRKQVGNFDLRMGYSFSNEFGKNPMSLGVLTVLGGVKAQNGRMFENNVRYGVNFSLLYQKELGNWKVYTGATAQNYQLSQNLNTYYATFKIRYAFSNTHELRVEVNGERFYEEALISYHYLF